Genomic DNA from Amycolatopsis alba DSM 44262:
AGCAGTGGCTGCTGAGCCACGAAGCAGCCTGATCTGCGTCAGGCGGCGTGGATCTCGACCGAAGAGCCCGTACGCGCCTTTCGGATCCGAAGCCGGGTCGGGATCCGCTGCCGCAGTTCCTCCACGTGCGAGACCAGCCCGACCACTCGCCCGCCGGCGCGAAGTTCGTCGAGGATGTTCATGACGATGTCGAGCGTCTCGGCGTCCAGCGTGCCGAAGCCCTCGTCGATGAACAGCGTGTCCAGCAGCGCTCCGCCGGTCTCGGCGGCGACGACGTCGGCGAGACCCAGCGCCAGTGAGAGCGACGCGAGGAAGGACTCACCGCCCGAAAGCGTCTTCGCGGGCCGGACGGTGCCGGAGTAGTCGTCGAGTACGTCGAGGCCGAGCCCGCCGCGGGTGCCACGGGCCCCGGCGGCGTCGGAATGCACGAAGGAGTAGCGGCCCTGGCTCATCGTCCGCAGGCGGGCGGTCGCCGCGACCGCGACCTCCTCCAGCCTCGCGGCCAGGACGTACGAGCGCAGCGACATCTTCCGCGCGTTCTGCCCGCGTCCGTTGACCACCTCGGCCAGCGCCTTCAGTTCCAGGTACCGCTCTTCGACCGGCGCCAGGTCCGCCATCAAGGACGTCATCCGCTCGGCCACCCCGGTCAAGTCCGTGTGCCGGGCCGTGGCCGAGCGCAGCGCCGCGAAGGCCTGTTCGGACTCGCCCTGGGTTTCCCGCGCCGCCTCCTCGGAGGCCACGACGTCGATCTCGTCCTCGGGCGAGATGCCGAACAGTTCCGGCGCCGCCAGCGCGCGCCGCTCGGACTCCTCCATCACCTTCGCGTCGGCGAGGCTGTTCTCCAGTTTCGTGATCTGCTCGTCCGGCCGTGACGCGGCCCGCATCGCGTCGAGATCCGCGAATCCCTTGGCCCGCAAAGCTTCTTCGACCAGTTTCGCCTGCTCGTCGCGGCGCTCGCGGGCACCCGCGACACCGAGCCGTGCTTCGGCGAGCGCGCCGAGGCGGGTCGCGAAGCCGAGCAGATGCCGCCGTCGAGTGGCGACGTCGGCGAACTCGCCGCGCGCGGCCTCCAGCCGTCGTTCCCGTTCGGCCAGCCGTTCCGTGAGGCCTCGGACCTCGGTGGCGGCCTCGGCCGCCCGCTGCCCCGTCACGCGTCGGCGTTCGGTCAGCTGCTCGGTCTTCCGTTCCAGTTCGAGGAGCCGTTTCTCCAGGGCGGGCTTGCGGCGAGCCGTTTCCGACAGCGACGTGCCCAGCTCCCGCGCCTCGCCGAGTTCGGCCCGCAGCGCCTCGGCGGTGCGTCCGCGCAACCGCTCGACCAGCACCTTCAGCCGTCCTTCGGCTTCCAGCAGCGAAGCCTGCGCCTTCTCGCGTCGCTTGTCGGCCTGCTGCTCGGCGGCTTCGGCGCGGCGTTCGTCCTCGGGATCGACGAGACCGCCGGTATGCGTGGCGGGCGCCGGATGCTCGGTCGCCCCGCACACCGGGCAGTCCGCACCCGCGGCCAGTCCGGCGGCGAGTTCGGCCGCCATCCCGTCGAGGCGGCGCTCACGCAAGTCCTGCCGATGTTCCCGCGCCTGTAGATGGACGTCGCGGGCGTCGCCGAGCGATCCACGCGCCTGCTCGACGGCCTGCTTCGCCTGAGGTGCCTCGTCGGCGTCCCGGACCAGCGCGGTCAACTCTTCGAACCGGGTGCGGGCGCCTTCGAGTTTCGCCTCGGCTTCGGCGGCCGCGAGCGCCTCGGCACGCAACGCCGTGATCTGCTCCGGCACGGATTCGAGTTCGGCGGCGAATGCCTCGGCCTGCTTCTCCGCCTCCTTCGCGGCGCTGCTCAGCTGTTCGCGGCGGAGCAGATCCTGTTGCTGCTGCTCGCTTTCCGCCACGAGTTCGGCCAGCGCGCCCGCCTCTTCACGCACCTCGCCGGCGCGGGCGCGGAGTTCGGCGGCGGAGCTGTCCGCGGCGTCAGGCAGTTCCTGAGCCCGGAGCGCCTCCTCGGCCTCCGCGTCGGCGAGCTGACCCGAGCGGCGTTCGAGCAGATCGGCCTCCGCGGCGACTCCCGCCGCGCGATGGGCAGCCTCGACCTCTTCCGCCCACTCCGCGCGTTGATCCGCCTGCTCGGCGATCGCCGCAAGACGCGTGTACGCGGTGCGCACCCGGCGGATCCGCTCCGCGGTGGACCGGTTCTCCTGCCACAAAGCCTCGGCCGTCTTCGCGGCCTTCCGCGCCTTCTCTTCGCGTTCCCGTGCCTGGGCGACGAGCTCGGACGACTCGGCGAGCACCGTCTCGACCCACTCGGCCTGTCCCTCTTCGGGCGCCTCC
This window encodes:
- a CDS encoding AAA family ATPase, which translates into the protein MRLHRLEVAAFGPYAGREVVDFDVLGADGLFLLHGDTGAGKTTLLDAIAFALFGTVPGARGEVKRLRCDLAELDQVTEVVLELTVQGQRMRIARNPEYQRPKRRGEGMTLQQAKAVLSWVGTVPAGHVAEGITRIDEVARTVERLIGMTHEQFFQVVLLPQGEFARFLRANTAEREELLERLFGTERFSDVENWFANLRAERGRELQDRQQSLREWVARFAQVARQEAPEEGQAEWVETVLAESSELVAQAREREEKARKAAKTAEALWQENRSTAERIRRVRTAYTRLAAIAEQADQRAEWAEEVEAAHRAAGVAAEADLLERRSGQLADAEAEEALRAQELPDAADSSAAELRARAGEVREEAGALAELVAESEQQQQDLLRREQLSSAAKEAEKQAEAFAAELESVPEQITALRAEALAAAEAEAKLEGARTRFEELTALVRDADEAPQAKQAVEQARGSLGDARDVHLQAREHRQDLRERRLDGMAAELAAGLAAGADCPVCGATEHPAPATHTGGLVDPEDERRAEAAEQQADKRREKAQASLLEAEGRLKVLVERLRGRTAEALRAELGEARELGTSLSETARRKPALEKRLLELERKTEQLTERRRVTGQRAAEAATEVRGLTERLAERERRLEAARGEFADVATRRRHLLGFATRLGALAEARLGVAGARERRDEQAKLVEEALRAKGFADLDAMRAASRPDEQITKLENSLADAKVMEESERRALAAPELFGISPEDEIDVVASEEAARETQGESEQAFAALRSATARHTDLTGVAERMTSLMADLAPVEERYLELKALAEVVNGRGQNARKMSLRSYVLAARLEEVAVAATARLRTMSQGRYSFVHSDAAGARGTRGGLGLDVLDDYSGTVRPAKTLSGGESFLASLSLALGLADVVAAETGGALLDTLFIDEGFGTLDAETLDIVMNILDELRAGGRVVGLVSHVEELRQRIPTRLRIRKARTGSSVEIHAA